The Pedococcus dokdonensis region GAAGACCCCCCGCTGCGGTGCGCCGGCGACCGCGGCCAACCCGAGCGCCTGCAGGACGAACCCGACCCGCAGCGCCGTGGCGCTGCCCCGCCGGGTCGCCGCCAGCTCCGAGAGGGCCGAGCCGGCGCCAGCGAGCAGCACCACCATGAGCAGGAGCCCCGAGACGAACAGCTCGGACAGGTCCCACTTGTCCTGGAACCGGGGGAGCCGAGTGGTGAGCGAGATGAACAGCAACCCCTGCACGGCGAAGGCCGCAGCGACGGCCATGCGGTGGTGGGACAGGGCGGTGGCGGTGTCGGCGGGACGAGTCGAGCTCACCGGGACACTGTCGCAGACGACCGCGAGGCGGCGCGGGAGGTCGGCACCAGCCCGTGGCTAGGCTGGCCGGATGGACGAGGAGCAGGGCCCCGCGCACCGCCCCGGGGAGGTCGCCGGGCAGGGTGCTGCGCTGCGGATCCGGCTCGACCTCGGTTACGACGGCACCGAGTTCTCCGGCTGGGCGGCCCAGCCGGGGCTGCGCACCGTGGAGGGTGAGCTCTCGACCGCGCTGGGCACCCTGTTGCGGTCGGAGCAGCCGGTGCGGCTCACCGTCGCCGGGCGCACCGACGCGGGTGTGCACGCCCGCGGCCAGGTCGCGCACCTCGACCCCGACCCCGCCGCGTGGGCCGCTCTTCCCGGGCGCTCCGACCGCACGCCGGAGGGCGCGGCGCTGACCCGGCTGCGCGGCATACTCCCCGACGACCTGGCCGTCCACGCGGTGACGGTCGCGGCGGCGGGGTTCGACGCGCGGTTCTCGGCGCTCCAGCGCCGCTACGTCTACCGGCTCTGCGACCGGCCCGAGACCGTCGACCCGCTGCGGCGCCGTGACACGGTCCTGACCAAGCGCGAGCTGGACGTCAGGGCCATGCACGAGGCGGCGCAAGGCCTCGTCGGCCTGCACGACTTCGCGGCGTTCTGCAAGCGGCGCGAGGGGGCCACGACGGTGCGCACCCTGCTCGACTACTCGTGGCGCCGGGCGGAGGACGGCACGGTCGAGGCGACCGTCGTGGCCGACGCGTTCTGCCACTCGATGGTGCGGGCGCTGGTCGGCGCCCTCGTGCCCGTGGGGGAGGGCAGGCGCGGGGTCGAGTGGCCGGCCGAGGTGCTGGGGGCCGGCGTCCGCGACACGGGTGTCACCGTGATGCCGCCGCACGGGCTGTCCCTGGAGGAGGTCAGCTACCCCGACGACACGGGGCTCGCCGCGCGGGCGCAGGAAGCGCGAGCAGTCCGCACGCTCGGCTGATGGTGGATGTTCAGTGGATCCGACGGCCCAGGGTCCGTCGGGCGCGGCGAACGACGGGCTCCGCGGATGCTCCGCGGACGCTCAGCGGACGCTAGTCGGTGATGGCGGCGTAGCCGCGGGCGTCGTGGATGGCCAGACCCGCGAATGCGGGCGCTCCCGCGAAGGCGTCCTGCACCAGCGCGAGCTGGGCCTCCAGCTGCCCCAGCGTCATGCCGTGGAAGGTCTGCTTGGCCGCCGACGGGTCTGGCCCGAGGGAGTTGGTCTCCTGGCCGATGCGGACCGGCCGTCCCAGCTCGACCCCGGCCTCGACCGCGGCGCTGGCCAGGGCGATCGTGCCGTCGGGGCCGAGGGCGCGGTTGCGGTAGGCCAGCACGGTCACGGCATCGGTGCGGCGCAGTACCTCGTGGTCGAGAGTCGATCCACCCACCCGCACCTGGTCGAACCAGAACGGCACGTCCACCTCGACGGGGACGCCGATGGCAGCCGCGCGCACCGCGTCGAGGGTCGAGAGGTAGCGGCGGACCAGGCGCTCGCGGTCGGTCGCCCACGCCGGTGTCGTCCACGGCTCGATGTCGAGGTGCACCCCGTCGAAGAGACCCGTCGCGAGGGCGGGGTGCAGCCACTCGGCCACCACCGCTGCCGGGTCGTCGAGCCAGCCCGGGTCGCCGCCCAGGGCGTCGAGGCGGAGGCCGGTGGCGCCGGCCAGGGCGGCCAGCTCGCGCAGAGTGGCGAGCTGGGCTGAGCGGTCGACGCGTGGGGGCACGGCGGCATACAGGTGCCGGATGCCTCGGGACGTCGCAAGCGCGACGACCGCACGCGGGTTCGCGGTGTCCCACACCCACATCGCCCGGTCCACGAGGCGACCCTAGCCAGCCCGGGGCAGCCCCGGTCGGCGGCAGGGGCTCGGACAACCCAGGTGACGAGAGGGGGTCACGTGCAGCACCCTTGACCCCGTGGGACATCTCGACATCAACACCGTCAGCTTCGTGCTGCCCGATGGCCGCCCGCTGCTGAGCGAGGTCTCGCTCCGGGTCGGCGAGGGAGCCAAGGTCGCCCTGATCGGCCCGAACGGCACCGGCAAGACCACCCTCGGCCGGATCATCGCCGGCGACCTCGCGGCGCACGAGGGTGCGGTCACCCGCTCCGGTGGGCTTGGCGTCATGCGGCAGTTCGTCGGCTCGGTGCGCGACGAGTCGACGGTCCGTGACCTGCTGCTGTCGGTGGCGCCCGCGCCGGTCCGCGAGGCGGCGGCCGAGATCGACCGCACCGAGCTGCTGATGATGGAGCGCGACAGCGAGGCCGACCAGCTGGCCTACGCGCACGCCCTCGTGGCGTGGGGCGACGTGGGCGGCTACGACTACGAGACGTTGTGGGACGTCTGCACCGTGGCGTCCCTCGGTATGCCGTTCGACAAGGCCCAGTGGCGCAAGGTCACCACCCTCTCGGGCGGGGAGCAGAAGCGGGTGGTCCTCGAGGCCCTGCTGCGCGGCCCCGAGGAGGTGCTGCTGCTGGACGAGCCGGACAACTACCTCGACGTGCCTGCCAAGCGGTGGCTGGAGGAGCAGCTGATCGCCTCCCCGAAGACGGTGCTGTTCGTGAGCCACGACCGCGAGCTGCTCAACCGGGTCGCGACGCGGGTCGCGACGCTCGAGCCGGGCGCCGCAGGGTCGACGCTGTGGGTCCACCCCGGCCGGTTCGCGACCTACGCGCAGGCCCGCGAGGACCGCAACTCGCGGCTCGAGGAGCTGCGTCGGCGGTGGGACGAGGAGCACCAGAAGATCAAGGACCTCGTGCAGATGCTCAAGGTCAAGGCCAAGTACAACGACGGCATGGCGCCGCGCTACCACGCCGCCCAGACACGTCTGCGCAAGTTCGAGGAGGCCGGCCCGCCCCAGGAGACCCCGCTGCGCCAGAACGTCAACATGCGGCTCAAGGGCGGCCGCACCGCCAAGCGCGCGGTGATCGCCGAGGGGCTCGAGCTGACCGGGTTGATGAAGCCGTTCGACCTCGAGATCTGGTTCGGCGAGCGGGTGGCCGTGCTGGGCAGCAACGGGTCGGGCAAGTCGCACTTCCTGCGGCTCGTCGCGGCCGGTGGCAGCGACCCCGACGCCGAGCACCGTCCGGTCGGCGGCCTCGAGCCGGTGCCGGTGGCCCACACCGGGCGCCTGCGGCTCGGCTCGCGGGTGCGTCCCGGGTGGTTCGCCCAGACCCACGAGCAGCCGGCCCTGGTCGGCCGCACCCTGTTGGAGATCCTGCACCGGGGTGACGAGCACCGCACCGGCCGCCCCCGCGAGGAGGCGGCCCGGGTGCTCGACCGCTATGGCCTCGCGCGAGCCAGCGAGCAGACCTTCGACTCGCTGTCCGGAGGGCAGCAGGCGCGGTTCCAGATCCTGCTGCTCGAGCTGTCCGGCGCCACCTGCCTGCTGCTGGACGAGCCCACCGACAACCTCGACCTGCACTCGGCCGAGGCCCTCGAGGAAGGGCTGGAGGCGTTCGAGGGCTCCGTCGTCGCGGTCACCCACGACCGGTGGTTCGCGAGGGGTTTCGACCGGTTCCTGGTGTTCGGTTCGGACGGTCGGGTCTACGAGTCGGACGAGCCGGTCTGGGACGAGGGACGGGTCGCCAGGGCTCGCTGAGCGATGCCGGGGACGGCCTCCCCGTGGGGATGCATGTAAAGGTTTTCGCAACTATCGTGCCGAGCAGCACGCCGCGCGCCGCTGGGGTCGCGCGGTGCTTCGGAGGAGCAGCCATGCGAGGTCCACGTCGTCCGTATGCCGTCCTGGTGGGCATGGCCCTCCTCATCGCCGGAGCGGGCGTCCCGCTGGCCGCGCCGGCCACGGCCGCCGACCCGGCGCCCCGGACGGCCACCTTGGCCGGCTCGCTGCAGAGCGAGCTCGGCTGCCCCGCCGACTGGTCGCCGGACTGCACCTCGACCGACCTCGCGCAGGTCGGCAACACCACCGCATACGCGAAGGTCTTCGACGTGCCCGCGGGCAGCTACGAGTTCAAGGTCGCCATCGACCACTCGTGGGACGAGAACTACGGCGCCGACGGCGTCAAGAACGGCGCCAACATCCCGCTCGTCCTCAAGGGCCCGGCGCGGCTGGAGTTCTCGTACGACGACGCCACCCACCAGGTCGGGATCCGGCCGCTGAACCTCTCGGGGCGTGCGACGCGAGCGGACAACGCGTATGCCGCGGACTCGCTGCGCGAGCCCCTCACCAAGGAGCGCTACTACTTCGTCATGACCGACCGGTTCGCCAACGGTGACACCGCCAACGACCGCGGTGGACTCACCGGCGACAAGTCGGTCACCGGGTACGACCCGACCAACAACGGCTACTACCACGGTGGTGACCTCAAGGGCCTGCAGGGCAAGCTCGACTACATCAAGGGCCTGGGCACCACGGCGATCTGGCTGACTCCCTCGTTCAAGAACCGCCCGGTGCAGGGCGCCCCGCCCAACGACAGCGCCGGCTACCACGGCTACTGGATCACCGACTTCACCCAGATCGACCCGCACCTCGGCACCAACGCCGACCTCACCGCGCTGATCGCGGCCGCCCACGGCAAGGGGATGAAGGTCTTCTTCGACATCATCACCAACCACACGGCCGACGTCATCAACTACTCCGAGGGCCAGTACACCTACCGCAACAAGACGGACTACCCCTACAAGGACGCCGCGGGCAACGTCTTCGACGACAAGACGTATGCCGGCAAGCCGAACTTCCCCGCGCTCGACCCCGCCACCTCCTTCCCGTACCACCCGGTCTTCACGAACCCCGCAGACGCGACGGTCAAGGTGCCGGCCTGGCTCAACGACGTGACGAAGTACCACAACCGCGGTGACTCGACCTTCGCCGGTGAGTCCTCCGAGTACGGCGACTTCGTCGGGCTCGACGACCTGTTCACCGAGCAGGCCGACGTCGAGAAGGGGATGGAGGACATCTACAAGGCGTGGGTGGACTTCGGCGTCGACGGCTTCCGGATCGACACCGTCAAGCACGTCAACACCGAGTTCTGGCAGAAGTTCAGCCCGGCGATGCTCGAGCGCGCCAAGCAGAACGGCAACCCCGACTTCTTCATGTTCGGCGAGGTCTACGACTCGCGCCCGTCCTACATGTCGACCTTCACCACGACGGGCAAGCTGCAGGCCACCCTCGACTTCGGGTTCCAGTCGCAGGCCGTCAACTGGGCGCAGAGCAAGTCAGGCACCGACCTGCGCGACCTCTACGCCGACGACGACTACTACACCGACACCGACTCGAACGCCTACGAGCTGCCGACCTTCCTCGGCAACCACGACATGGGCCGGGTCGCGATGATGCTCAAGGGCCCGAGCGCCGACGACGCCGACCTGATGCGCCGCGTCAAGCTGGCCGACTCGCTGATGTACCTCACCCGCGGCCAGCCGATCACCTACTACGGCGACGAGCAGGGCTTCATGGGCTCCGGTGGCGACAAGGCCGCGCGGCAGGACATGTTCGCCACGCAGACCCCGAGCTACGCGACCGAGCAGGTGCTGGGCGACACGTCGGGAGCCAAGGCCCGCTACAACACGAGCGCCCCGCTCTACCAGCACATCAAGACGTTGGCGGCCCTGCGGGCGGCCCACCCGGCGCTCGCCGACGGCGCGCAGATCCACCGCTACGCCAGCAGCAACGCGGGCATCTTCGCCTTCTCGCGGATCGACAAGGACAAGCGCACCGAGTATGTCGTGGCGCTCAACAACGCGACGACGGCCAAGTCCGCGGGCTTCGCCACCTACGGGCACAACCAGACCTTCGCGCCGCTCTACGGCGCCGGCGGGTCGGTGCGCTCGGCGAAGGATGGCCGGCTGACCGTCACCGTGCCGGCGCAGTCGGTCTCGGTGTGGAAGGCCACCAGCCCGATGGACAGGCCGAAGTCGGCGCCTGCGGTCTACCTGACCTCACCCGGCGCCGGTGACGTCGTGGGAGGGCGGGCCGAGATCGGCGCGGCCATCCCGGACGACACCTTCGCCCAGGTCTCCTTCCTCGCCCGGCCGGTGGGGACCACCGCCTGGACCAAGCTCGGCACCGACGACAACGCGCCATACCGGGTCTTCCACGACGTGAGCGACGCGACGGTCTGGCCGAAGGGCACGCTCGTGGAGTACCGCGCGGTGGCCAAGGACTCGGTCGGCCACATCTCGGCGTCCTCGAGCTATGGCGTCGTCGGCGACCCGAAGTCCGGCGGCGGCGGCAGCGTCGGCCCGGTCACCCAGCCGGACGCGGTCAGCGTCCCCGGCGACCACAACTCCGAGATGGGGTGTGGCGGGGACTGGGCGCCGGACTGCGACCAGGCCCAGCTGACCCTCGACACCAAGGACCAGATCTGGAAGGGCACCTACACCACGGTCCCTGCCGGCCCGTACGCCTACAAGGTGGCGATCAACAAGTCGTGGGACGAGAACTACGGCGCCGGTGGCGTTCCCGGCGGTGACAACATCAGCTACACCATGCCGGCCGACGGCAACACGTTCTACTACGACCACGCCACGCACTACGTGACGTCGAAGGCCCAGGGCCCGATCGTCACGGCGCCGGGGTCGTTCCAGTCCGAGCTGGGCTGCCCGGCCGACTGGAGCCCGGACTGCATGCGCCCGTGGCTCCAGGACCCCGACGGTGACGGCACCTACACGTGGTCGACCACCGAGATGCCGGCCGGCACCTACGAGTTCAAGGTCGCGCACGGGCTCAACTGGGACGAGAACTACGGCGCCGGTGGCGCGCCCGGTGGCGCCAACATCTCGCTGACCGTCCCGGCGGACGGCATGGTCGTGACGATCTCCTACGCCATCGGCACCCACGTCGCGACGGCCAAGGCGGTCAAGGCGGGCGCGGCTCCCGACCTCACCAAGCAGCGTGCGGTCTGGGTGTCCAAGGACCTCGTGGCGGTGCCCGCGGACATGGCCTCGGGTGCCAACCCGGCGCTGCTGCGCTGGCGGCTCGCGTGGTCGCCGACCGGTGGCCTCAGCGTCGACGCCGAGGACATCACGGGTGGCTCGTGGGCCCCGCTGTCGTGGGACCCGCGAGGACTCTCGGCCTCGGTCGTGAAGGCCCACCCCGAGCTGGCCGGCTACCTCGCCCTGCGCCTCGACGACAAGACCGCGAAGAAGGCGCCGGACATCCTCAAGGGCCAGGTGGCCGTGGGCGTGTTCGACACCCTCAACCGGGTCCTCGACGCCACCGGCGTGCAGACCGCCTACGTCCTCGACAACCTGTATGCCGCATCGGCCAGTCAGCGCGCCTACGGCGTCACCTTCGGTGGCCGCTCACCCACCTACCGGGTGTGGGCGCCGACGGCGCAGAAGGTCGACCTGCTGACCTGGCCGGCGGGGGCCGCGGGCAACGCCCCGGTCAGCTCGGCCACCCGCACCCACCTCACGCGGGCCAGCGACGGCTCGTGGTCGGGCTCGGTCGGGGCGAAGAACGCGCGGTACCTCTACGAGGTCACCGTGTACGTGCCCAGCACCGGCAAGGTCCAGACGACGCAGGTGACCGACCCCTACTCCGTCGCACTCACCCTGGACTCGACGCGGTCGGTGGCGGTGGACCTGAAGGACCCGGCATACCAGCCGTCGACCTGGCGGACCGCCAAGGCGCCGGCGCTGGCGAAGGACGTCGACTCGACGATCTACGAGCTGCACGTGCGCGACTTCTCGGTCAACGACCCGACCGTCAGCGCGCAGAACCGCGGGTCGTACCTCGCGTTCGCCGAGAACGGCAACGGCACCAAGCACCTCAAGGCGCTCGCCGCGGCCGGCCTCAACACGGTGCACCTGCTGCCGACCTTCGACATCGCCTCGATCCCGGAGGACCCGGCCGACCAGCAGTCGCCGGCGTGCGACCTCAAGTCCTCCGCGCCGGACAGTGAGGAGCAGCAGGCCTGCATCGACGCGATCCGCGCCAAGGACGCCTTCAACTGGGGCTACGACCCGTGGCACTGGATGGCGCCGGAGGGTTCCTACGCGTCCACGCCGGCCAAGGCCGACGGGGGAGCGCGGGTGGCCGAGTTCCGGACCATGGTGGGTGGCCTGCACCGGGACGGCCTGCGGGTCGTGCTGGACCAGGTCTTCAACCACACCCCGACCTCGGGCCAGGCGCAGACCAGCGTGCTCGACAAGGTGGTGCCCGGCTACTACCAGCGGCTCAACGCGACAGGGGCGGTCGAGACCTCGACCTGCTGCCAGAACGTCGCCACCGAGCACGCCATGGCCCAGAAGGCGATGGTCGACGCGGTGGTGCTGTGGGCCCGCGACTACAAGGTCGACGGCTTCCGGTTCGACCTGATGGGGCACCACAGCAAGGCCAACATGCTGGCCGTGCGGTCCGCCCTCGACCAGCTGACCCTGAAGAAGGACGGCGTCGACGGCAAGTCGGTCTACGTCTACGGCGAGGGCTGGAACTTCGGTGAGGTCGCCAACAACGCGCGGTTCGTGCAGGCCACCCAGGGCCAGCTCGGCGGCACCGGCATCGGCACCTTCTCCGACCGGCTGCGCGACGCGGTCCGTGGTGGTGGGCCGTTCGACGACGACCCGCGCAAGCAGGGCTTCGGCAGCGGCGAGTCGACCGACAGCAACGGCGTTCCCTTCTCCGGCTACGACCCCGTCGAGTCGCTGAAGCACGACACCGACCTGGTCGAGCTCGGGCTGGCCGGCAACCTGCGGTCGTTCACGTTCCGGCTCAACGAGGACGGCACCGTCGCCACGGGCAAGGACGTCGACTACAACGGGCAGCCGGCGGGTTACGCCGACCAGCCCGACGAGGTGATTACCTATGTCGACGCCCACGACAACGAGACGCTGTTCGACAGCCTGACCTACAAGCTGCCGGTGGCGACCTCGATGTCGGACCGGGTCCGGATGAACACGCTCTCGCTGGCGACCACGGCGCTCTCGCAGACACCGTCGTTCTGGCACGCGGGGGCCGACCTGCTCCGCTCCAAGTCGTTGGACCGCAACAGCTATGACAGCTCGGACTGGTTCAACACGCTCGACTGGACGGGAGCCGACAACGGATTCGGCCACGGCCTGCCGCTCAAGGGCGACAACAGCGCGAAGTGGCCGATCCAGAAGCCGCTGCTGGCCAACACCGCCCTCAAGCCGGCGGCCACCGACGTGCAGCAGGCCACGGCCCAGGCGCAGGACCTGCTGCGACTGCGGTTCTCCACCCGGCTCTTCCGGCTCGGGACCGCCTCGGCGATCAACGCGAAGGTGTCGTTCCCGGCCAGTGGCACGGCCGACGCGCAGCCGGGCGTGATCGCGATGCGGATCGACGACACCAAGGGCACCGACGCCGACCCGCAGCTCAAGGGGCTGGTCGTGGTGTTCAACGCCTCGCCGACGGCGGTGAACCAGAAGGTGCCCGGTCTGGCCGGCGCGACGCTGTCGCTGTCGCCGGTGCAGCAGTCCGGGTCGGACGCGGTGGTCAAGACGTCGACGTGGAACGCCACGGCCGGCACCGCCACCGTGCCGCCCCGCACCGTGGCGGTGTTCGTCCAGCGCTGACCCTGCGCCCCCCTGCACGAACCTTTGCTAGCAAAGGAAACTTGATGGTGGACAGGCTGCAACCTGTCCCTCAAACAGTTTCCTTTGCTAGCAAAGGAAACTGGGGGCGGGGTCAGCCGTCGAGACCGAGGACGATCTTGCGCAGGAGCGTGTTGAGCTGGGTCTTCTCGGTGTCGCTCAGCACGTTGATGGTCTGCTTCTCCTGCACCAGGGCGAGCTCGAGCGCCTTCTTCCAGACCTCCCGACCGCTGCGGGTGGGGCGGACGATGATGCGGCGGCGGTCGAGCGGGTCGCTGTCGCGCGTGACGTGACCGAGCTCGACGAGCCGGTCGAGCCGAGAGGTCATCGCCGCGCGGGTCACGTGGCAGGCCTCGGCGAGCTGGGCGGGGGTGGTCTCGATCGGCTCCGGTTGCACCAGCAGCGTGTGCAGGGTGTCGTACTCCGACGGCCCGACACCGAGGGCGCCGAACGC contains the following coding sequences:
- a CDS encoding MarR family winged helix-turn-helix transcriptional regulator → MAEPQRDQDEDWVDQHVQRWRRTFDGFDPEVEGAIVRVGAINRHVKRMNTAAFGALGVGPSEYDTLHTLLVQPEPIETTPAQLAEACHVTRAAMTSRLDRLVELGHVTRDSDPLDRRRIIVRPTRSGREVWKKALELALVQEKQTINVLSDTEKTQLNTLLRKIVLGLDG
- the truA gene encoding tRNA pseudouridine(38-40) synthase TruA, which produces MDEEQGPAHRPGEVAGQGAALRIRLDLGYDGTEFSGWAAQPGLRTVEGELSTALGTLLRSEQPVRLTVAGRTDAGVHARGQVAHLDPDPAAWAALPGRSDRTPEGAALTRLRGILPDDLAVHAVTVAAAGFDARFSALQRRYVYRLCDRPETVDPLRRRDTVLTKRELDVRAMHEAAQGLVGLHDFAAFCKRREGATTVRTLLDYSWRRAEDGTVEATVVADAFCHSMVRALVGALVPVGEGRRGVEWPAEVLGAGVRDTGVTVMPPHGLSLEEVSYPDDTGLAARAQEARAVRTLG
- a CDS encoding ABC-F family ATP-binding cassette domain-containing protein, with translation MGHLDINTVSFVLPDGRPLLSEVSLRVGEGAKVALIGPNGTGKTTLGRIIAGDLAAHEGAVTRSGGLGVMRQFVGSVRDESTVRDLLLSVAPAPVREAAAEIDRTELLMMERDSEADQLAYAHALVAWGDVGGYDYETLWDVCTVASLGMPFDKAQWRKVTTLSGGEQKRVVLEALLRGPEEVLLLDEPDNYLDVPAKRWLEEQLIASPKTVLFVSHDRELLNRVATRVATLEPGAAGSTLWVHPGRFATYAQAREDRNSRLEELRRRWDEEHQKIKDLVQMLKVKAKYNDGMAPRYHAAQTRLRKFEEAGPPQETPLRQNVNMRLKGGRTAKRAVIAEGLELTGLMKPFDLEIWFGERVAVLGSNGSGKSHFLRLVAAGGSDPDAEHRPVGGLEPVPVAHTGRLRLGSRVRPGWFAQTHEQPALVGRTLLEILHRGDEHRTGRPREEAARVLDRYGLARASEQTFDSLSGGQQARFQILLLELSGATCLLLDEPTDNLDLHSAEALEEGLEAFEGSVVAVTHDRWFARGFDRFLVFGSDGRVYESDEPVWDEGRVARAR
- the pulA gene encoding pullulanase-type alpha-1,6-glucosidase, with the protein product MRGPRRPYAVLVGMALLIAGAGVPLAAPATAADPAPRTATLAGSLQSELGCPADWSPDCTSTDLAQVGNTTAYAKVFDVPAGSYEFKVAIDHSWDENYGADGVKNGANIPLVLKGPARLEFSYDDATHQVGIRPLNLSGRATRADNAYAADSLREPLTKERYYFVMTDRFANGDTANDRGGLTGDKSVTGYDPTNNGYYHGGDLKGLQGKLDYIKGLGTTAIWLTPSFKNRPVQGAPPNDSAGYHGYWITDFTQIDPHLGTNADLTALIAAAHGKGMKVFFDIITNHTADVINYSEGQYTYRNKTDYPYKDAAGNVFDDKTYAGKPNFPALDPATSFPYHPVFTNPADATVKVPAWLNDVTKYHNRGDSTFAGESSEYGDFVGLDDLFTEQADVEKGMEDIYKAWVDFGVDGFRIDTVKHVNTEFWQKFSPAMLERAKQNGNPDFFMFGEVYDSRPSYMSTFTTTGKLQATLDFGFQSQAVNWAQSKSGTDLRDLYADDDYYTDTDSNAYELPTFLGNHDMGRVAMMLKGPSADDADLMRRVKLADSLMYLTRGQPITYYGDEQGFMGSGGDKAARQDMFATQTPSYATEQVLGDTSGAKARYNTSAPLYQHIKTLAALRAAHPALADGAQIHRYASSNAGIFAFSRIDKDKRTEYVVALNNATTAKSAGFATYGHNQTFAPLYGAGGSVRSAKDGRLTVTVPAQSVSVWKATSPMDRPKSAPAVYLTSPGAGDVVGGRAEIGAAIPDDTFAQVSFLARPVGTTAWTKLGTDDNAPYRVFHDVSDATVWPKGTLVEYRAVAKDSVGHISASSSYGVVGDPKSGGGGSVGPVTQPDAVSVPGDHNSEMGCGGDWAPDCDQAQLTLDTKDQIWKGTYTTVPAGPYAYKVAINKSWDENYGAGGVPGGDNISYTMPADGNTFYYDHATHYVTSKAQGPIVTAPGSFQSELGCPADWSPDCMRPWLQDPDGDGTYTWSTTEMPAGTYEFKVAHGLNWDENYGAGGAPGGANISLTVPADGMVVTISYAIGTHVATAKAVKAGAAPDLTKQRAVWVSKDLVAVPADMASGANPALLRWRLAWSPTGGLSVDAEDITGGSWAPLSWDPRGLSASVVKAHPELAGYLALRLDDKTAKKAPDILKGQVAVGVFDTLNRVLDATGVQTAYVLDNLYAASASQRAYGVTFGGRSPTYRVWAPTAQKVDLLTWPAGAAGNAPVSSATRTHLTRASDGSWSGSVGAKNARYLYEVTVYVPSTGKVQTTQVTDPYSVALTLDSTRSVAVDLKDPAYQPSTWRTAKAPALAKDVDSTIYELHVRDFSVNDPTVSAQNRGSYLAFAENGNGTKHLKALAAAGLNTVHLLPTFDIASIPEDPADQQSPACDLKSSAPDSEEQQACIDAIRAKDAFNWGYDPWHWMAPEGSYASTPAKADGGARVAEFRTMVGGLHRDGLRVVLDQVFNHTPTSGQAQTSVLDKVVPGYYQRLNATGAVETSTCCQNVATEHAMAQKAMVDAVVLWARDYKVDGFRFDLMGHHSKANMLAVRSALDQLTLKKDGVDGKSVYVYGEGWNFGEVANNARFVQATQGQLGGTGIGTFSDRLRDAVRGGGPFDDDPRKQGFGSGESTDSNGVPFSGYDPVESLKHDTDLVELGLAGNLRSFTFRLNEDGTVATGKDVDYNGQPAGYADQPDEVITYVDAHDNETLFDSLTYKLPVATSMSDRVRMNTLSLATTALSQTPSFWHAGADLLRSKSLDRNSYDSSDWFNTLDWTGADNGFGHGLPLKGDNSAKWPIQKPLLANTALKPAATDVQQATAQAQDLLRLRFSTRLFRLGTASAINAKVSFPASGTADAQPGVIAMRIDDTKGTDADPQLKGLVVVFNASPTAVNQKVPGLAGATLSLSPVQQSGSDAVVKTSTWNATAGTATVPPRTVAVFVQR